The genomic stretch TAATGCAATACATCAGTCTATGTTAGAAGACAGGTTGATTTTATTTTTTTGTGTTAAGGATCTTGAATCTGTTTCGGCTAATGCTAAGATTAATTTAGATAATTTATATTCTATTGGTACTTATTCAAAGATTATTCAGGTTATAAAAGTTACTGAGACTTTGGTAAAAATTTTGGTTGATTTCCATGATAGAGTTGTTCTTAAGAGTATTTTAAAGAAAAATGATTATTTTAGAGCAAGAGTTGATTTTATATCTGATAAATGTGAATTTAATGGTGAACTTTTTACTTATGCTAAATTTTTAAAAGAGACTTATGATACTTACAAATCTTATTTGCCTCCTGCAACATCAAAAGATGATGAGAATGTAAATTTTTTTGATAGTCCGGCTAAATTTGTTGATGTTATAGCTTCTAATGTAAATTTGGAATATAGAGTTAAAGTAGAACTTTTACAAGAGTTAAATGTTAAGGTTAGAATAGAAAAATTAATCATGAATTTAAATATTGAGACTGAGCTTTTAATGCTTAAGAAAGATATTAAGAGTAAAGTTAAGTCTAAGCTTGATAAAGGACAAAGAGAATATTTTTTGACTGAACAAGTTAAGGAGATTCAAAAAAGATTAGGTAAAGATGAGACTGACTATTTTGAGAGATTGAATGTAAAAGATATTCCTAAAGATATTAAATCTAGAATTGAGAGAGAAATATCTAGATTGGCTCGTACAAATGCAAATTCACCAGATGTGAATATTATTAGGAATTATATTGAATTATTGCTTGAGTTGCCTTGGAATGAAAATACTGTGATGAAGAATTCTTTAAAAGAAATTGAGATTATTTTAAAAAATTCTCATTATGGTATGAATGAGGCTAAAGAGAAAATAATGAATTTTTTAGCCGTTTATCATATTAATTCTAAAGTCCAAGCTCCTATTTTGTGTCTTGTAGGTCCACCTGGAACTGGAAAAACTTCTGTTGCTTTATCTATTGCTAAATCTCTTTCTAGAGAATTTGCAAAAATTTCGCTTGGTGGGCTTAGAGATGAGACAGAAATTAGAGGACATCGTAGGTCTTATGTTGGAGCTCTTCCTGGGGTTTTTATTAATGCAATCAAAGTTGCAGGTAAATCCAATCCTGTTGTTCTTCTTGATGAGATAGATAAAATTAATAGTACTTATAAAGGAAATCCAGAAGCTGCTCTTTTGGAAGTTTTAGATTCCGAACAAAATACCAGGTTTGTTGATCATTATTTAGAGATTCCTTATGATCTCTCTAATGTGTTGTTTGTGGCAACAGCTAATTCGATAAATGAAATTTCTAGGCCTCTTCTTGATAGAATGGAGATTATTAAGATAGAAGGGTATTCTTGTGTTGAAAAGTTAGAAATTGCAAAAAATTTTTTGATACCAAATATTATTAAGGAGAGTTGTTTAGGTAAAGTTTATATCAGAATAGAAGATGATGTTATTTTACATATAATTAGAAACTATACTATGGAATCTGGAGTTAGAAATTTAAAAAGAGTATTGACCAATTTGTTTAGAACGGTTTTAAGGGAATTTCTTTATAGTTATTCCAAGGAAGATATTATTGAAGGCAATTTTTATTTTCCAAGTTCCTTGATACATGGTAATAATTTACTCTTTACTCATGATCCTGATATTCGTGGTATTTATAAGATAATTAATATGCATAACTTTCATTGTTATGTAAATTGTGAAAGTAGGTTTAATTTGATGCGCATTGATTCTTCTGGGTTTGTTTATGGTCTTGCTTGGACAAATTATGGAGGTGCTGTACTTCCTGTTGAAGCTATTAAGTTTGATAAGAAAGGTGACATTATTTTAACAGGTAGTCTTGGAGCTGTTATGAAAGAAAGTGCACAATTGGCGTATTCTGTTGTTAAAACTTATTCTTCAAAACTTAATTTAGATATAAATGAAATTCCAGAAATTCATCTTCATTTTCCAGAGGGAGCTATACCAAAAGATGGACCTTCTGCTGGGATTACTATTGCAACAGCTATTGCTTCTGTTTTATCTGATAAAAAAGTACCTTTGGATGTTGCTATGACTGGAGAAGTGACTCTTAAAGGTTCAGTTCTTTCTGTTGGAGGTATCAAAGAAAAGGTTCTTGCGGCTTATAGAAATGGTATAAATAAAATTATTCTTCCAAGAGATAATGAGAAAGATTATGTTAAGCTTCCAGAAGATATTAAAGATAATATTGATGTTAAGTATGTTTCTCATTTAAGAGAAGTATTTGATTATTTAAACATTATTTAAAGTTTATGTGATAAAATTTATTAAAGGAGGGGCTATGAAAGATGGAATTAGAAAACCTTCAGGCAGTAGGGCATCTTTGAATTTTCAAGGCACTATTAAAAACCCAACAAAAAATAACTTTTTAAACTTTTCAAATAGCAACTTTGGTAAGAATTTTACTAAAAAAAAGAAAGGTAAATAGCATGACTAGAGTCATGCTATTTGTTACATTACGCTCTCTTGGAATAATATTCTACAATCATTTGTTCATTTGCAAGAGTAGGTATTTCATCTCTTGATGGAGTTCGAATTATTTTGACATTGAGGGCGTCAGCGTTTACTTCTATCCAATCTGGTAATTTTCTAAGAGTAGATGTTTTTTCTATATTAGACCTGACTAATTTTTTTAAGCTATCTTTTTCCTTTACTTGTATTATATCGTTTGCTCTTAAAGTAATGGATGGGATTGTAACTCTTCTTCCATTAAGTATAATAATGCCATGTGAAACTATTTGTCTTGCATGAGCTCTTGAAATGGCAAATCCAGCTCGATAAACAATATTGTCAATCCTTCTCTCAAGTAATGCCAAGAGATTGTCACCAGTGACTCCGTGTTGTCTTCTTGCTTCTTTAAAAACATTAGTGAGTTGCCTTTCACTAACACCATAAGTAAACTTTACCTTTTGTTTTTCTATTAATTGTTTTCCATATTCTGTAACTTTAGTTCGCCTAGATCTTCCATGCATTCCAGGTGGATTGGGTTTTTTTTTTAGTAATTTGTCATATTTTGGCTGTTCAAAGATATTAACCCCAAATCGTCTAACCAATTTTCCTTTAGCTATACTTTTCCTGTTCATTAATTCCTCACATTTAAATAGCAGGGACAGGACTTGAACCTGCGATCTTCGGGTTATGAGCCCGACGAGCTACCCAGCTGCTCCACCCTGCGTCTTGAAACATAGTCTAACATAATTTTGTTTGTAGTGTCAATTAATTTTATATTCTTATATTAATATATGTGTTTCGCATATTTCTTGATGACATTCTTTGATTGTATGTTTTATTTTATCTACTTTTTGTATTAACTTTTCTAAGTTATCTTCATACTTTAAATCTAGTTTGATGTAAAGATTTATTTCATTTCCTTGATGATAAAAATTCAGTTCTCTAAAATTGATATTAATATTTTTTAATGTATTTTTTATTTCTCTTTTTAAGTTTATGTTTTGTTTTGAGAGAAGATGATTTGCATTGTCGATAATTACGTGTAATCCTTCTTTAATCATTATAAAGCCAATACATATGGATATTATTTTGTCAAAACCTGTCCATACATAAGTTGCAAGTAATAAACTTAATGTGGTACCTCCATGAGAGAATATGCAATTCTT from Borrelia duttonii Ly encodes the following:
- the lon gene encoding endopeptidase La, which translates into the protein MKSILNLINAKKDDLPIILVKDNVFFPNVSLWVSLDDNASINAIHQSMLEDRLILFFCVKDLESVSANAKINLDNLYSIGTYSKIIQVIKVTETLVKILVDFHDRVVLKSILKKNDYFRARVDFISDKCEFNGELFTYAKFLKETYDTYKSYLPPATSKDDENVNFFDSPAKFVDVIASNVNLEYRVKVELLQELNVKVRIEKLIMNLNIETELLMLKKDIKSKVKSKLDKGQREYFLTEQVKEIQKRLGKDETDYFERLNVKDIPKDIKSRIEREISRLARTNANSPDVNIIRNYIELLLELPWNENTVMKNSLKEIEIILKNSHYGMNEAKEKIMNFLAVYHINSKVQAPILCLVGPPGTGKTSVALSIAKSLSREFAKISLGGLRDETEIRGHRRSYVGALPGVFINAIKVAGKSNPVVLLDEIDKINSTYKGNPEAALLEVLDSEQNTRFVDHYLEIPYDLSNVLFVATANSINEISRPLLDRMEIIKIEGYSCVEKLEIAKNFLIPNIIKESCLGKVYIRIEDDVILHIIRNYTMESGVRNLKRVLTNLFRTVLREFLYSYSKEDIIEGNFYFPSSLIHGNNLLFTHDPDIRGIYKIINMHNFHCYVNCESRFNLMRIDSSGFVYGLAWTNYGGAVLPVEAIKFDKKGDIILTGSLGAVMKESAQLAYSVVKTYSSKLNLDINEIPEIHLHFPEGAIPKDGPSAGITIATAIASVLSDKKVPLDVAMTGEVTLKGSVLSVGGIKEKVLAAYRNGINKIILPRDNEKDYVKLPEDIKDNIDVKYVSHLREVFDYLNII
- the rpsD gene encoding 30S ribosomal protein S4 is translated as MNRKSIAKGKLVRRFGVNIFEQPKYDKLLKKKPNPPGMHGRSRRTKVTEYGKQLIEKQKVKFTYGVSERQLTNVFKEARRQHGVTGDNLLALLERRIDNIVYRAGFAISRAHARQIVSHGIIILNGRRVTIPSITLRANDIIQVKEKDSLKKLVRSNIEKTSTLRKLPDWIEVNADALNVKIIRTPSRDEIPTLANEQMIVEYYSKRA